Proteins encoded within one genomic window of uncultured Desulfobacter sp.:
- the hysB gene encoding NiFeSe hydrogenase small subunit, which produces MKDEHMLPETQQKESGVTRRCFLKTVAGAAAGIGVSQVVNPALVKALEKGLKRHPVVWLQGQGCTGCSVSLLNSVDPSIADVLLKVISLQYHPTVMASEGETALENLFAIAKEYKGRFSLVVEGAIPTAAEGMYCVVGEYEHKEYTMVDLVKEVAPMAGSCLAVGTCAAFGGIPAAQGNVTGATSCRDFFADNGIETPIVNIAGCPPHPDWIVLSVVHLLEQGIPELDDEGRPMLFFGENIHENCPRLDMYDEDILSKTLSDPKGCRMDLGCKGPSTYADCFKRKWNSGLNWCVDNAVCIGCVEPGFPDASSPFYEPE; this is translated from the coding sequence GTGAAAGACGAGCATATGTTGCCGGAAACGCAACAAAAAGAATCAGGAGTTACCAGGCGGTGCTTCCTGAAAACCGTTGCCGGTGCCGCAGCCGGCATTGGTGTGTCCCAGGTGGTGAACCCTGCGCTGGTTAAAGCCCTTGAAAAAGGACTTAAACGGCATCCGGTTGTCTGGCTGCAGGGACAGGGATGCACAGGCTGCTCGGTCAGCCTGCTCAACAGTGTTGATCCCAGCATTGCAGATGTGCTTTTAAAAGTGATAAGTCTGCAATACCATCCCACCGTGATGGCCAGCGAAGGAGAAACGGCCTTGGAAAATCTGTTTGCCATTGCCAAGGAATATAAGGGACGATTTTCTCTTGTTGTGGAGGGCGCCATCCCTACGGCGGCAGAAGGTATGTACTGTGTCGTCGGCGAGTACGAACACAAAGAATACACCATGGTTGACCTGGTCAAGGAAGTGGCCCCCATGGCCGGTTCCTGTCTTGCTGTGGGCACCTGTGCGGCGTTCGGCGGTATTCCGGCAGCACAGGGCAATGTCACCGGTGCCACAAGCTGCAGGGACTTTTTTGCAGATAACGGCATTGAAACCCCAATTGTCAACATCGCGGGCTGCCCGCCCCACCCTGACTGGATTGTCCTTTCGGTCGTACACCTGCTGGAACAAGGCATTCCTGAATTGGATGACGAAGGACGCCCGATGCTCTTCTTTGGAGAAAATATCCATGAGAACTGTCCCAGACTGGACATGTATGACGAGGACATACTGTCTAAAACTCTGTCAGATCCCAAAGGCTGCCGTATGGACCTGGGCTGCAAGGGACCTTCCACTTACGCGGACTGCTTTAAAAGAAAATGGAACAGCGGCCTGAACTGGTGTGTGGATAACGCCGTCTGTATCGGTTGTGTTGAACCCGGTTTCCCGGATGCATCATCACCTTTTTATGAACCCGAATAA
- the hysA gene encoding NiFeSe hydrogenase large subunit HysA, with product MSGNKPATAPVGSTKKIKISIDPVTRIEGHLKAEVEVKNGVVVDARMSGGMFRGFEQILIGRDPRDAVQITQRICGVCPTAHATASSLALDDAFGVTLTDNGRIARNLILGANFIQSHILHFYHLAALDYVNGPDTAPFIPRYKNNDIRVPKDINDVGVAQYLEALEMRKICHEMVALLGGKMPHVQGIVVGGTTEIPTREALNAYAKRFKKVKKFVTEKYIPLIYTLAGPYGDLLKTGAGHKNLVSWGVFPMDSKGNTLLKPGVYTDGKDYKVDPALIKEYVKYSWFKNETTGLTPTEGKTRPEPGKAGAYSFVKATRYNDKPHESGPLARMWATNPELSKTGQNALGVKKLRDIGDACFSILGRHVARAEETALVAEAVEQWLADATPGKETFVPADIPENAEGLGMTEAPRGALLHYVDIKDSVIANFQIVSATLWNANPMDDMDQRGPMEEALIGVPVPDVDNPVNVGRLIRAYDPULGCAVHVLDADTGKEIKVELPL from the coding sequence ATGTCAGGCAATAAACCAGCTACCGCACCGGTCGGCAGCACGAAAAAAATTAAAATCAGCATCGATCCGGTCACACGGATCGAAGGGCATCTCAAAGCCGAGGTGGAAGTTAAAAACGGCGTTGTTGTGGATGCCCGCATGTCAGGCGGTATGTTCCGCGGATTTGAGCAAATCCTTATAGGCCGAGATCCCAGGGATGCCGTCCAGATTACCCAAAGAATCTGCGGGGTATGCCCCACAGCCCATGCCACAGCGTCGTCCCTTGCCTTGGATGATGCATTCGGCGTAACGCTTACGGACAACGGACGCATTGCCAGGAACCTGATCCTGGGAGCCAACTTCATCCAGTCCCATATCCTGCATTTCTACCACCTGGCGGCACTGGACTATGTAAACGGCCCGGACACAGCACCGTTTATTCCCAGATACAAAAACAATGACATTCGCGTGCCCAAAGATATCAATGACGTCGGCGTTGCTCAGTACCTTGAAGCCCTTGAAATGCGTAAGATCTGCCATGAAATGGTGGCGCTTCTGGGTGGCAAAATGCCCCACGTTCAGGGTATCGTGGTGGGTGGCACAACGGAAATTCCCACCAGGGAAGCCTTAAATGCCTATGCAAAACGATTCAAAAAAGTCAAAAAATTTGTCACGGAAAAGTATATTCCTTTGATCTACACCCTGGCAGGACCATACGGAGATCTGCTTAAAACGGGTGCAGGTCATAAAAATCTGGTCTCCTGGGGTGTATTTCCCATGGACAGCAAAGGCAATACCTTGCTGAAACCAGGCGTTTACACTGATGGCAAAGACTATAAAGTAGACCCGGCCCTGATCAAGGAATATGTAAAATACTCCTGGTTTAAAAATGAGACCACAGGCCTGACCCCCACCGAGGGCAAGACCCGTCCTGAACCGGGCAAAGCCGGTGCATACTCATTTGTCAAGGCCACCAGATACAATGACAAACCCCATGAATCCGGTCCATTAGCTAGAATGTGGGCCACCAATCCGGAATTGTCCAAAACCGGCCAAAACGCTCTGGGCGTTAAAAAACTGCGTGATATCGGCGATGCGTGCTTCTCAATTCTGGGCCGTCACGTGGCCAGAGCAGAAGAGACGGCACTGGTTGCCGAGGCGGTTGAACAATGGCTTGCCGACGCCACTCCGGGCAAAGAGACCTTTGTTCCGGCGGATATTCCCGAAAACGCTGAAGGCCTTGGCATGACAGAAGCGCCCAGGGGCGCGCTTCTTCACTATGTGGACATCAAGGATTCCGTAATCGCCAATTTCCAGATCGTTTCGGCCACGCTCTGGAACGCCAATCCCATGGACGACATGGATCAAAGGGGGCCCATGGAAGAGGCTCTGATCGGTGTTCCCGTACCAGATGTGGACAATCCGGTAAATGTCGGGCGCCTGATACGCGCCTACGACCCCTGACTGGGCTGTGCCGTCCACGTGCTGGACGCAGATACCGGCAAAGAAATCAAAGTGGAACTTCCCCTGTAA
- the hysD gene encoding NiFeSe hydrogenase maturation protease: MKKLLVLGVGNILMQDEGIGVHAINEFWKEKEDWKDADVDFIDGGTFTQDIFYLFEAYENILVLDIVRANQAPGTIFCLEEDQLRKDEKQMLSLHDIDLLDSLGMAEMRGHRPYLRVVGIEPDTIDWGTQLTPPLAAVLPNYLKIVRKHIKQILGSSNSA, encoded by the coding sequence ATGAAAAAATTACTGGTGCTTGGTGTGGGAAATATCCTGATGCAGGACGAAGGCATCGGCGTCCACGCCATCAATGAGTTCTGGAAGGAGAAAGAGGACTGGAAAGACGCGGATGTGGACTTCATAGACGGCGGCACCTTTACCCAGGACATCTTTTACCTGTTTGAAGCGTACGAAAATATTCTGGTGCTGGATATTGTCCGGGCCAACCAGGCACCCGGAACCATTTTTTGTCTTGAAGAAGACCAATTGAGAAAAGATGAAAAGCAGATGCTCTCTTTGCACGACATTGATCTTCTAGACTCTTTAGGCATGGCTGAAATGCGCGGCCACAGGCCCTATCTCAGGGTGGTGGGCATTGAACCGGACACCATTGACTGGGGAACACAGCTTACCCCGCCTCTGGCAGCCGTTCTTCCCAATTATTTGAAAATTGTTCGGAAACACATTAAACAAATTCTCGGGTCATCAAATTCAGCCTGA
- a CDS encoding HDOD domain-containing protein: MANTLSLPKEADIKKVLKKDDKDLPGFAQVMAKMLSLCNDPNAAIEDIAKLVETDPGITAKALSIVNSSFFNLRSRVSAISEAVLFLGLDEIKKICLGVTFFEKMVKNSHKKPFDRTFFWRHCLCVASLSQAIAEEIGYPSPEDAYTAGLLHDFGRIVLDRAGRVNYADFCKNAINYTGTLVEEEREIIGIGHDDLGAYYAHRWGFPQKLCLAIQYHHRCFRHLDLSKEDIQFICVVCLADFLAWTQGMGSVDVIFPLALHPGIEKEIQLDTIDFEAVIQKMDEEIENTSEFYGFEFPSSDQYRASLLKANLKLSAINSGAFPEKGDEIHEQKRSVTASFLAPHSSLDPQKILCATLKAICKDFGFERVYILKAAPPLRRLNVVKCLKQKQFSDQLASHYISMGNTENGFLQCLRNKEPAIINGTLPGEKEVLEKFAVSQMLVVPFCSHDKVIGLLGMDHVESGKKIEPGLFSSIAIVANELGRALENASAYRKAKSASLHDGMTGLLNRMAIDDLLKKSFVKAVNEHFALCVAMIDVDHFKKFNDMFGHQEGDNVLKLISKTLKKMSRPTDHVGRYGGEEFIVILNDTDLSKAVVYAERIRTQIEHLGHLLSDRLQGLGLTVSIGVSCFEDGMKRYDTLVSKADKALYKAKDAGRNRVVSG; this comes from the coding sequence ATGGCCAACACACTAAGTCTCCCCAAAGAAGCTGATATAAAAAAAGTCCTGAAAAAAGATGACAAGGACCTGCCGGGGTTTGCCCAAGTCATGGCTAAAATGTTAAGCCTGTGCAATGATCCTAACGCCGCCATTGAGGATATAGCCAAACTGGTTGAAACAGACCCGGGTATCACCGCAAAGGCACTGAGTATTGTCAATTCTTCTTTTTTTAATCTGAGATCCAGAGTATCGGCCATTTCAGAGGCGGTACTGTTCCTGGGACTTGATGAAATAAAAAAAATCTGCCTGGGTGTGACTTTTTTTGAAAAAATGGTCAAAAACAGCCACAAAAAACCATTTGACCGCACCTTTTTCTGGCGCCACTGTCTGTGTGTGGCAAGTCTCAGTCAGGCCATCGCAGAAGAGATCGGATATCCCAGCCCGGAGGATGCCTATACCGCAGGCCTGCTCCATGATTTTGGGCGGATTGTTCTGGACCGGGCGGGCCGGGTAAATTATGCTGATTTTTGCAAAAATGCGATAAACTACACCGGCACTTTGGTTGAAGAAGAAAGGGAAATCATAGGGATCGGGCACGATGATCTGGGGGCTTATTACGCACATCGCTGGGGGTTTCCCCAAAAGCTTTGCCTGGCCATACAATACCATCACCGTTGTTTTCGTCATCTGGATCTTTCTAAGGAAGATATCCAGTTTATTTGCGTTGTCTGCCTGGCTGATTTTCTGGCCTGGACCCAGGGCATGGGCTCTGTGGATGTCATTTTTCCGTTAGCCCTTCACCCCGGAATTGAAAAAGAGATTCAGCTTGACACCATAGACTTTGAAGCCGTAATTCAAAAAATGGATGAAGAAATTGAAAATACGTCCGAATTTTATGGATTTGAATTTCCTTCTTCAGATCAGTACCGGGCCAGCCTGCTCAAGGCCAATTTAAAATTAAGCGCCATCAACTCGGGCGCTTTTCCCGAAAAAGGCGATGAAATCCATGAACAGAAACGGTCTGTCACGGCAAGCTTCCTGGCACCCCACAGCAGTCTGGACCCCCAGAAAATCTTATGTGCGACCTTAAAAGCCATTTGTAAGGATTTTGGTTTTGAACGGGTTTACATATTAAAGGCAGCCCCTCCGCTACGTCGCCTTAACGTCGTAAAATGTTTGAAACAAAAGCAATTTTCAGATCAGTTGGCCTCCCATTATATCTCCATGGGTAATACGGAGAACGGTTTTCTCCAATGCCTGAGAAATAAAGAGCCGGCTATCATCAACGGCACGTTGCCTGGCGAAAAAGAGGTGCTGGAAAAATTTGCAGTTTCTCAGATGTTGGTTGTGCCTTTTTGCAGCCATGATAAGGTTATCGGACTTCTGGGGATGGATCATGTCGAATCGGGGAAAAAAATTGAACCGGGCTTATTTTCGTCCATTGCAATTGTTGCCAATGAGCTTGGGCGTGCCCTGGAAAATGCCTCGGCTTATAGAAAGGCAAAGTCGGCCTCCCTGCATGACGGGATGACCGGTCTGCTGAACAGGATGGCCATTGATGACCTGTTGAAAAAATCCTTCGTAAAAGCGGTCAACGAACATTTTGCCCTTTGTGTCGCAATGATCGATGTGGATCATTTTAAAAAATTCAACGACATGTTCGGACACCAGGAAGGAGACAACGTCCTCAAACTGATCTCGAAAACCCTAAAAAAAATGTCGCGCCCCACGGACCATGTCGGCCGATACGGTGGCGAGGAATTTATCGTTATCCTAAATGATACCGACCTATCCAAAGCGGTGGTATACGCCGAACGAATTCGAACGCAAATCGAACATCTGGGCCACCTGCTCTCTGATCGCCTCCAAGGGCTTGGCTTGACAGTGAGTATCGGCGTCAGCTGCTTTGAAGATGGCATGAAAAGATATGACACCCTGGTGTCAAAGGCGGATAAGGCCCTGTACAAAGCAAAAGATGCCGGCCGCAACCGCGTGGTGTCAGGGTAA
- a CDS encoding cyclic nucleotide-binding and patatin-like phospholipase domain-containing protein, giving the protein MKNYKDQIVPLMKAGVEFQLLPDTILNELVDRLQIKDVAAGTHVIVEGAHDRSMFILVSGRLRVTRRGRDGNLMLYNEILPGEIVGELGVILDQPRTADITALRRSVLGILSKQDFEQLLRSFPVEINRVFSQAIYNHLRHSRRVKSQKRAHAFIVIPISDGVDAGRVAHNLTRAFSVLGKALHVVLEGGHVEQDYNIDLMEAENEFLIYHAKRFDAGLVSEVISSADQILFVAQSGSEKKLSRVEAELANEPGAQLMRKHLIVLHSQKTNCCEDKLVWQESRNVERVYPASLNDLSDYQRIARFLVGKAVGVVLGGGGARGFAHLGALKAFEEKGIPVDLLGGNSMGALIGASYVFGIPLENIHTTIQNSAKGLIRPDLPVVSIFSSRNFEKALRGVFGDTQVQCLWTTYFSAACNLSRADTAVMDSGPLWQAVLASNSPAGLFPPVIRNGEMMVDGAILENVPVQAMRSRLGAALERRRGNGTIIALDVDIKEDLTVDPEIRSLKNWHVIRTRFDKKAPSLPGLKRILSYANQMGGLAQRMRIMALADHYLELPVSHFPMTAYPKAQEIIDIGYAHTLEKIQELQLDYRSRTLP; this is encoded by the coding sequence ATGAAGAACTATAAAGATCAGATTGTCCCATTGATGAAAGCCGGTGTGGAATTCCAACTGCTTCCAGATACAATTTTAAATGAACTGGTTGACCGTCTCCAGATTAAGGATGTGGCTGCCGGTACCCATGTTATCGTTGAAGGAGCGCATGACCGGTCGATGTTTATTCTGGTTTCCGGCCGGTTGAGAGTAACCCGGCGGGGCAGGGACGGCAATCTAATGTTGTATAACGAAATTTTGCCTGGTGAAATCGTCGGCGAACTGGGTGTCATTCTGGATCAGCCCAGGACTGCCGATATTACCGCATTGAGACGTTCTGTTCTCGGGATACTTTCAAAACAAGATTTTGAGCAGTTGCTGCGAAGCTTTCCTGTGGAGATTAATCGGGTTTTTTCCCAGGCCATCTATAATCATTTGCGCCACTCCCGGCGGGTAAAAAGCCAGAAACGGGCACACGCTTTCATTGTTATCCCGATTTCAGACGGGGTTGATGCCGGCAGGGTGGCGCATAATCTGACCCGGGCTTTTTCTGTTTTGGGCAAGGCGCTGCATGTTGTACTGGAGGGTGGCCATGTAGAACAGGACTATAATATTGATCTCATGGAGGCAGAAAACGAGTTTTTGATCTATCATGCCAAGAGGTTTGATGCAGGATTGGTGTCCGAAGTTATCTCGTCCGCGGATCAGATTTTGTTTGTTGCACAATCGGGATCTGAAAAAAAGCTGTCCAGGGTAGAGGCTGAACTGGCAAATGAACCCGGCGCCCAACTGATGAGAAAACACCTCATCGTTCTTCATTCTCAAAAAACAAACTGTTGCGAGGATAAACTGGTCTGGCAGGAATCCAGAAATGTGGAACGTGTATACCCGGCAAGTTTAAATGATTTATCAGATTATCAACGGATTGCCCGGTTTCTGGTAGGCAAAGCGGTGGGGGTTGTTTTGGGTGGTGGTGGTGCCAGAGGCTTTGCCCATCTGGGGGCATTAAAGGCGTTTGAGGAAAAAGGCATTCCGGTTGATCTGCTTGGCGGCAACAGCATGGGCGCTTTGATTGGGGCTTCCTATGTGTTTGGTATCCCCTTAGAGAATATTCACACCACCATCCAGAATTCGGCAAAGGGCTTAATCCGGCCGGATTTGCCTGTGGTGTCAATTTTTTCCAGCAGAAATTTTGAAAAGGCCCTTAGGGGGGTTTTTGGGGATACACAGGTGCAGTGTTTGTGGACAACCTATTTTTCAGCCGCCTGCAATCTGAGTCGGGCCGACACTGCTGTCATGGATTCCGGGCCCCTTTGGCAGGCTGTCTTAGCCAGCAATTCGCCGGCAGGGTTATTTCCCCCTGTCATCAGAAACGGTGAGATGATGGTTGACGGTGCCATTTTAGAAAATGTGCCGGTACAGGCCATGCGTAGCAGACTGGGAGCGGCTTTGGAGCGGCGCCGGGGCAATGGGACGATTATCGCCCTGGATGTAGATATCAAAGAGGACCTTACGGTTGATCCGGAAATTAGGTCTCTTAAAAATTGGCATGTAATCAGGACCCGATTTGACAAAAAAGCGCCGTCGCTGCCCGGTCTGAAACGCATTCTGTCCTATGCCAATCAAATGGGGGGGCTGGCGCAGCGCATGCGGATCATGGCCCTGGCGGATCATTATCTTGAACTGCCGGTTTCCCATTTTCCCATGACAGCCTACCCAAAAGCTCAGGAAATTATTGACATCGGCTATGCGCATACCCTTGAAAAAATTCAGGAATTACAACTGGATTACAGGTCGCGAACTTTACCCTGA
- a CDS encoding lysylphosphatidylglycerol synthase transmembrane domain-containing protein: MQKNSLNKRGKFKKINIAWLWPFLLSGFILYAFLRHDFSAITNVYQQIAWPLICLSVGFNIFILYFRVYKWAIIFKPMNRRFTYFNMCLSLFTGGLVNMVIPARVGGLVQAFLIREKENESFLTALGTVAMIRIFDSIMLVFFGILILLIRSIPQAGDEYFQSIFKTAGTAGLFLALLVMILFAFTKSPKTLDKLIYLLLVPVPNRFKPGTKNAVGRFREGLICLNFAGYVCLGLLLSLIFWLLCGVNVFILLKATGLEFEGILPSFLILVAQAFSMGIPAPANIGPYHAATVTVLSFYGVPAQSALYAAIVMHAAMFISNTLPGLFYLWLDKTPILETLKGLKDVNQTLR, from the coding sequence ATGCAGAAAAATTCACTTAATAAAAGAGGCAAATTTAAAAAAATCAACATTGCCTGGCTCTGGCCTTTTCTGTTGTCAGGATTCATTCTCTATGCCTTTTTACGACACGATTTTTCAGCAATTACAAACGTATATCAACAGATTGCCTGGCCCCTGATCTGTTTGTCTGTTGGATTTAATATCTTCATTTTATACTTTCGTGTTTATAAATGGGCCATTATTTTCAAACCCATGAACCGTAGGTTTACATATTTCAACATGTGCCTTTCCCTATTTACCGGCGGACTTGTCAATATGGTTATCCCGGCAAGGGTAGGCGGTCTGGTTCAAGCTTTTCTTATCAGAGAAAAGGAAAATGAAAGTTTTCTTACGGCCCTTGGGACCGTTGCCATGATCAGAATATTTGACAGCATCATGCTTGTTTTTTTCGGTATTTTAATTTTGCTCATACGGAGCATCCCCCAGGCAGGGGATGAATACTTTCAATCCATTTTTAAAACCGCCGGCACAGCGGGTTTATTTTTGGCACTTCTTGTCATGATTCTCTTTGCGTTCACGAAAAGCCCCAAAACCTTGGACAAACTTATATACCTTTTGCTCGTGCCTGTACCCAACCGGTTTAAACCCGGGACAAAAAATGCCGTTGGCCGGTTCCGCGAAGGGTTGATATGCCTTAACTTTGCCGGATATGTCTGTTTAGGGCTTTTGTTGAGCCTTATTTTCTGGCTGCTCTGCGGGGTCAATGTGTTTATTCTGCTCAAGGCGACAGGACTTGAATTTGAAGGAATATTGCCTTCTTTTTTAATTCTTGTGGCACAGGCTTTTTCTATGGGCATTCCGGCACCGGCTAATATAGGCCCATATCATGCGGCCACGGTAACCGTTCTCTCTTTTTACGGTGTACCTGCCCAATCAGCGCTCTATGCAGCCATTGTCATGCACGCAGCAATGTTTATTTCAAATACGTTGCCCGGACTGTTTTATCTATGGTTGGATAAAACACCGATACTTGAGACACTCAAAGGACTCAAAGATGTCAACCAAACCTTACGATAA